A part of Periophthalmus magnuspinnatus isolate fPerMag1 chromosome 14, fPerMag1.2.pri, whole genome shotgun sequence genomic DNA contains:
- the tmem135 gene encoding transmembrane protein 135 produces the protein MAAFSKIPHNCYEIGHTWEPSCVRSAVDVTRGALEVSFKIYAPLYLAAAVLRRRKKDYYFKRLIPEILQSTSFLTANGGLYIVFFCVLRKLLGGFYSWSAGFGSALPASYIAILLERKSRRGLLTIYMANLATEALFRMAVTRGIVKPIKHGEVLLFCLTASLYMFFFRRKDGLKGFAFSALKFIIGKEEIPSNPATGDHSHPRPQERPAAIEAVDPQPSAQRAISRRRSLVAYTRELLDLICKQGPRHRCCRHHHDNCISYCVKGFIRMFSVGYLIQCCLKVPSAFRQLFSKPSRLPSLFYNKENFQLGAFLGSFVSIYKGTSCLLRWLRNIDDELHALIAGFLAGMSMFFYKSTTISMYLFSKLVETMYFKGIEAGQFPYFPHADTVLYAISTAICFQAAVMEVQNLRPSYWKFLLRLTKGRFALMNRQVLDVFGTQASQDFKGFVPKLDPRYTTIPSQLLPPGDDIQLG, from the exons ATGGCTGCCTTCAGTAAGATTCCTCATAACTGCTATGAAATCGGCCACACTTGGGAGCCGTCCTGTGTGCGTTCTGCGGTGGATGTGACTAGAGGAGCGCTGGAAGTGTCCTTTAAGATCTACGCCCCGCTTTACTTG GCAGCAGCTGTGTTGAGGAGAAGGAAAAAGGATTACTATTTTAAAAGACTTATTCCAGAGATACTGCAGTCTACCTCTTTCCTCACTGCCAATGGTGGTCTCTACATAGTCTTCTTTTGTGTCCTCAG GAAGTTGTTGGGTGGTTTTTACTCATGGTCAGCTGGTTTTGGCTCAGCTCTACCTGCCTCATACATTGCCATTCTCCTAGAACGCAAGAGCAG GAGAGGGCTTCTGACAATATACATGGCAAATCTT GCCACAGAGGCACTGTTTCGTATGGCAGTAACTAGAGGCATTGTGAAACCCATCAAACATGGAGAA GTGCTTTTGTTCTGCTTAACGGCATCTCTGTATATGTTCTTCTTCAG gAGGAAAGACGGTCTTAAAGGCTTCGCTTTTTCAGCATTAAA ATTCATCATTGGGAAGGAGGAGATCCCATCAAACCCAGCCACAGGTGACCATAGTCACCCAAGACCACAGGAAAGACCAGCTGCCATAGAAGCAGTGGATCCACAGCCGTCAGCACAAAGAGCCATCTCCAGGAGGAGAAGTCTGGTTGCCTACACAAGGGAACTGCTAGATTTAAT ATGCAAACAGGGCCCAAGACACAGATGTTGCAGGCATCACCATGATAACTGCATCTCCTATTGTGTCAAA GGTTTCATTAGGATGTTCAGCGTTGGATATTTGATTCAATGTTGTTTAAAAGTGCCCTCCGCCTTCAGACAGTTGTTCTCCAAACCATCACGTCTACCATCTCTTTTCTACAACAAGGAAAACTTTCAGCTTGGAgcttttctgggctcttttgttagtATTTACAAG GGAACAAGCTGCCTATTACGCTGGTTACGTAATATTGACGATGAGCTTCATGCCCTTATAGCAG GCTTTTTGGCTGGAATGTCTATGTTCTTTTACAAGAGCACAACAATATCAATGTACCTCTTCTCAAAGCTGGTCGAG ACCATGTACTTCAAGGGCATTGAGGCAGGCCAGTTCCCTTACTTCCCTCATGCAGATACAGTCTTGTACGCCATCTCCACAGCCATCTGTTTCCAAGCT GCTGTTATGGAAGTACAGAACCTCAGGCCATCGTACTGGAAGTTTCTGCTTCGTTTGACAAAAGGGAG GTTTGCTTTGATGAACCGCCAAGTGTTGGATGTGTTTGGGACTCAAGCTTCCCAAGACTTTAAAGGTTTTGTTCCCAAATTGGACCCAAGGTACACCACCATCCCCAGCCAATTACTTCCCCCAGGAGACGACATTCAGCTGGGATGA
- the hephl1b gene encoding ferroxidase HEPHL1 isoform X2, which produces MAVTVMVLRTCLLFQLVCAAAGHSSRQRVYYVGIVEDYWDYAPSGRNLLNGQTIDRDEFASVFLTAAPDRIGRVYKKAMYREFTDGTFKQLAPRPRWLGYLGPVLRAEVGDVMVVHLKNFATRSYSIHPHGVFYEKDAEGALYPDGSSGRLKQDDMVQPGGNYTYRWEVRPEFAPTDEDANCLTWVYHSHIDAPKEINSGLIGALLTCKKGILKDGMSRSDVDQDVILMFHIVDENNSWYLKSNMLNLTEPPDVKDKDFIESNLMHAINGYMFGNLPTIDLCQHRTVAWHLFGMGNENDIHSVFFHGNTIMDRGHRTDVLSLFPATFATAEMVPKAEGKWLLACQVNDHLQAGMQGFYEVKSCGSDVRSTPNTGVVRTYYLAAEKELWNYGPSGRDVITDVSLTESDSDCEVFFGRGEGRIGGQYIKVLYKEYTDDSFTTKKTQSSGHRHLGILGPVLRAEEGDTLEVVFKNKADRNYSIQPHGLHYNKRFQGASYIDGVDKPGSHVSPGESFTYTWQVLEGPSVSDPPCIPYLYYSATDPSRDTSSGLVGPLLVCRKGALTESGTQVGVDKEFFFLFSVMDENMSWYLNENIERYGNRQTNPDDEDFVESNKMHAINGRMYGNLQGVEMCAGDRVRWYTFGLGTEVDLHGVYFEGNTFEKQSTTRDTVSLFPHTTTTVDMQPTSPGVFEMSCRVTDHYSAGMRQQYEVKQCSGHNFSATEDKPKKTVEYFISAEEMVWNYSPKRQWELEKHGTGKNSPSNIFVEQGKNMIGSRYKKVVYREYTDETFHFKKSRSPSQKHLEILGPIIKAEVGEQIIVTFKNKATRPYSLTAQGIRSSGSHVHVQPGYVLQLTWDIPPSAGPGDSDPDCITYAYYSTVDFIKDMYSGLLGPLVVCRPGTLTSDRKIVNVDKEFALLFMVYDENQSWYLDENIRTYLGVDPDNVTDDADFMESNMMHGINGKVYGNLQGLVMTEGQRVNWYLLGMGNEVDMHTVHFHAQTFTYRTDRVHRADVFDLFPGTFQTIEMVAQSPGTWLLHCHVSDHIHAGMETVYTIQELSSQAPGTGCSLDGCVVTLLLGLGLLSVSRLY; this is translated from the exons ATGGCAGTGACAGTGATGGTCTTGCGGACGTGTTTGCTGTTTCAGCTCGTGTGCGCAGCGgccgggcacagcagcaggCAGAGGGTGTACTATGTGGGGATCGTGGAGGACTATTGGGATTATGCTCCAAGTGGAAGAAACCTGCTCAATGGCCAGACCATCGACAGGGATGA gtTTGCATCCGTGTTTCTCACAGCAGCTCCTGATCGTATTGGCAGAGTTTATAAGAAAGCTATGTACAGAGAGTTCACAGACGGCACATTTAAGCAGCTCGCTCCTCGTCCTCGATGGCTGGGCTATCTGGGTCCTGTACTCAGAGCTGAAGTGGGTGACGTGATGGTGGTGCATCTGAAGAACTTTGCAACAAGGAGCTACTCAATCCACCCACATGGAGTCTTCTACGAGAAAGATGCAGAag GAGCATTGTATCCAGATGGTTCTTCAGGAAGGTTGAAGCAGGATGACATGGTGCAGCCTGGAGGCAATTACACATATCGCTGGGAGGTCAGACCTGAGTTTGCACCTACAGATGAAGATGCTAACTGCCTGACTTGGGTTTACCACTCCCACATAGATGCTCCCAAAGAAATTAACTCAGGGTTGATTGGAGCTCTTCTCACCTGCAAGAAAG GAATCTTAAAAGATGGTATGTCCCGGAGTGATGTCGACCAggatgttattttaatgttccATATTGTGGATGAAAATAATAGCTGGTACCTGAAGAGCAACATGCTCAATCTAACCGAACCACCAGATGTAAAGGATAAAGACTTTATTGAGTCAAATTTGATGCATG CTATTAATGGTTATATGTTTGGTAACTTGCCCACTATCGATTTGTGCCAACACCGGACTGTGGCTTGGCATCTTTTTGGGATGGGCAACGAGAATGACATCCACTCTGTCTTCTTCCATGGCAACACAATCATGGACCGTGGACATCGGACAGATGTCCTCAGTCTGTTTCCTGCCACTTTTGCAACAGCTGAGATGGTCCCTAAGGCCGAAGGAAAATGGCTTCTGGCTTGCCAGGTCAATGACCACTTGCAGG CTGGAATGCAGGGCTTTTATGAGGTGAAGTCTTGTGGCAGTGATGTGAGATCCACTCCAAACACTGGGGTGGTGCGGACATATTACCTGGCTGCAGAGAAGGAGCTTTGGAATTATGGGCCCTCAGGAAGAGATGTCATCACTGATGTCTCTTTGACTGAATCTGATAG tgacTGTGAGGTGTTCTttggcagaggagagggtagaATTGGTGGACAGTACATTAAGGTGCTATACAAAGAATACACAGATGACAGCTTCACCACGAAAAAAACACAATCTTCTGGACACAGACATTTGGGAATCCTGG GTCCTGTTCTGAGAGCCGAAGAAGGAGACACACTTGAAGTTGTATTCAAGAATAAGGCTGATAGAAATTACAGCATCCAACCTCACGGCCTCCACTATAACAAACGCTTTCAAGGCGCTAGCTACATAGATG GAGTGGACAAGCCTGGTTCTCACGTTAGTCCAGGGGAGAGTTTCACCTACACTTGGCAGGTTTTGGAAGGTCCCTCAGTGTCAGACCCTCCATGTATCCCATATCTGTATTACTCTGCAACGGACCCATCCAGAGACACCAGCTCTGGGCTTGTGGGACCTCTGCTTGTGTGTAGGAAAGGCGCCCTGACAGAAAGTGGAACCCAG GTGGGCGTGGACAAGGagttcttttttctcttctctgtcaTGGATGAAAACATGAGCTGGTATTTGAATGAAAATATAGAGCGTTATGGCAACAGACAGACTAATCCTGACGATGAGGATTTTGTTGAAAGCAATAAAATGCATG CTATAAATGGACGGATGTATGGGAATCTGCAAGGTGTGGAAATGTGCGCTGGGGACAGGGTCAGATGGTACACATTTGGCCTGGGCACAGAGGTGGATCTCCATGGAGTTTATTTTGAAGGGAACACTTTTGAGAAGCAGAGCACCACTCGAGACACTGTGAGCCTATTTCCTCATACCACCACAACCGTCGACATGCAACCAACCAGCCCTG gtgtttttgaaaTGAGCTGCAGAGTAACGGACCACTACTCGGCTGGGATGAGGCAGCAGTATGAAGTCAAACAGTGCAGTGGACACAACTTCAGTGCTACTGAGGATAAACCAAAgaaaactgtggaatattttatcAGTGCAGAAGAAATGGTGTGGAACTACTCTCCAAAGAGACAATGGGAGCTGGAGAAACATGGCACAGGAAAAAACAG CCCTAGTAATATATTTGTGGAACAAGGGAAGAACATGATTGGTTCCCGCTACAAGAAGGTGGTTTACAGAGAGTACACCGATGAGACTTTTCATTTCAAGAAGAGCAGGTCCCCCAGCCAAAAGCACCTGGAAATACTGG GCCCCATTATCAAAGCTGAAGTTGGTGAACAAATTATTGTTACGTTCAAGAATAAAGCCACAAGACCCTATTCACTAACAGCACAGGGGATCAGATCAAGTGGGTCCCATGTCCATGTACAACCAG GGTATGTCCTTCAGCTGACCTGGGACATTCCTCCAAGTGCTGGTCCAGGAGATTCTGATCCTGATTGTATCACTTATGCCTACTATTCAACTGTAGATTTTATTAAG gACATGTACAGTGGTCTCCTGGGACCCCTGGTGGTGTGTCGTCCTGGGACGCTAACATCAGACAGAAAGATTGTGAATGTGGACAAAGAATTTGCTCTTCTATTTATGGTTTATGACGAAAACCAATCCTGGTATTTGGATGAAAACATCAGAACGTACCTGGGAGTTGACCCTGACAACGTCACAGATGATGCAGATTTTATGGAGAGCAACATGATGCACG gGATCAATGGTAAAGTGTATGGGAACCTCCAGGGCCTGGTGATGACCGAGGGCCAGAGGGTCAACTGGTATCTGCTGGGAATGGGCAATGAGGTGGACATGCACACAGTCCACTTCCACGCTCAGACATTCACATACAGG ACCGACCGTGTGCACCGTGCTGATGTGTTTGACCTCTTTCCGGGGACCTTTCAGACAATAGAGATGGTGGCACAGAGCCCAGGCACATGGCTACTGCACTGTCATGTAAGCGACCATATACACGCAGGCATGGAGACCGTCTATActattcaag AGCTCTCCTCGCAAG CCCCGGGCACAGGATGCAGTTTGGATGGCTGTGTGGTGACGCTGCTGTTGGGGCTAGGACTTCTGAGTGTATCCAGACTTTACTAA
- the hephl1b gene encoding ferroxidase HEPHL1 isoform X1 encodes MAVTVMVLRTCLLFQLVCAAAGHSSRQRVYYVGIVEDYWDYAPSGRNLLNGQTIDRDEFASVFLTAAPDRIGRVYKKAMYREFTDGTFKQLAPRPRWLGYLGPVLRAEVGDVMVVHLKNFATRSYSIHPHGVFYEKDAEGALYPDGSSGRLKQDDMVQPGGNYTYRWEVRPEFAPTDEDANCLTWVYHSHIDAPKEINSGLIGALLTCKKGILKDGMSRSDVDQDVILMFHIVDENNSWYLKSNMLNLTEPPDVKDKDFIESNLMHAINGYMFGNLPTIDLCQHRTVAWHLFGMGNENDIHSVFFHGNTIMDRGHRTDVLSLFPATFATAEMVPKAEGKWLLACQVNDHLQAGMQGFYEVKSCGSDVRSTPNTGVVRTYYLAAEKELWNYGPSGRDVITDVSLTESDSDCEVFFGRGEGRIGGQYIKVLYKEYTDDSFTTKKTQSSGHRHLGILGPVLRAEEGDTLEVVFKNKADRNYSIQPHGLHYNKRFQGASYIDGVDKPGSHVSPGESFTYTWQVLEGPSVSDPPCIPYLYYSATDPSRDTSSGLVGPLLVCRKGALTESGTQVGVDKEFFFLFSVMDENMSWYLNENIERYGNRQTNPDDEDFVESNKMHAINGRMYGNLQGVEMCAGDRVRWYTFGLGTEVDLHGVYFEGNTFEKQSTTRDTVSLFPHTTTTVDMQPTSPGVFEMSCRVTDHYSAGMRQQYEVKQCSGHNFSATEDKPKKTVEYFISAEEMVWNYSPKRQWELEKHGTGKNSPSNIFVEQGKNMIGSRYKKVVYREYTDETFHFKKSRSPSQKHLEILGPIIKAEVGEQIIVTFKNKATRPYSLTAQGIRSSGSHVHVQPGYVLQLTWDIPPSAGPGDSDPDCITYAYYSTVDFIKDMYSGLLGPLVVCRPGTLTSDRKIVNVDKEFALLFMVYDENQSWYLDENIRTYLGVDPDNVTDDADFMESNMMHGINGKVYGNLQGLVMTEGQRVNWYLLGMGNEVDMHTVHFHAQTFTYRTDRVHRADVFDLFPGTFQTIEMVAQSPGTWLLHCHVSDHIHAGMETVYTIQGIFHLTQSPGTGCSLDGCVVTLLLGLGLLSVSRLY; translated from the exons ATGGCAGTGACAGTGATGGTCTTGCGGACGTGTTTGCTGTTTCAGCTCGTGTGCGCAGCGgccgggcacagcagcaggCAGAGGGTGTACTATGTGGGGATCGTGGAGGACTATTGGGATTATGCTCCAAGTGGAAGAAACCTGCTCAATGGCCAGACCATCGACAGGGATGA gtTTGCATCCGTGTTTCTCACAGCAGCTCCTGATCGTATTGGCAGAGTTTATAAGAAAGCTATGTACAGAGAGTTCACAGACGGCACATTTAAGCAGCTCGCTCCTCGTCCTCGATGGCTGGGCTATCTGGGTCCTGTACTCAGAGCTGAAGTGGGTGACGTGATGGTGGTGCATCTGAAGAACTTTGCAACAAGGAGCTACTCAATCCACCCACATGGAGTCTTCTACGAGAAAGATGCAGAag GAGCATTGTATCCAGATGGTTCTTCAGGAAGGTTGAAGCAGGATGACATGGTGCAGCCTGGAGGCAATTACACATATCGCTGGGAGGTCAGACCTGAGTTTGCACCTACAGATGAAGATGCTAACTGCCTGACTTGGGTTTACCACTCCCACATAGATGCTCCCAAAGAAATTAACTCAGGGTTGATTGGAGCTCTTCTCACCTGCAAGAAAG GAATCTTAAAAGATGGTATGTCCCGGAGTGATGTCGACCAggatgttattttaatgttccATATTGTGGATGAAAATAATAGCTGGTACCTGAAGAGCAACATGCTCAATCTAACCGAACCACCAGATGTAAAGGATAAAGACTTTATTGAGTCAAATTTGATGCATG CTATTAATGGTTATATGTTTGGTAACTTGCCCACTATCGATTTGTGCCAACACCGGACTGTGGCTTGGCATCTTTTTGGGATGGGCAACGAGAATGACATCCACTCTGTCTTCTTCCATGGCAACACAATCATGGACCGTGGACATCGGACAGATGTCCTCAGTCTGTTTCCTGCCACTTTTGCAACAGCTGAGATGGTCCCTAAGGCCGAAGGAAAATGGCTTCTGGCTTGCCAGGTCAATGACCACTTGCAGG CTGGAATGCAGGGCTTTTATGAGGTGAAGTCTTGTGGCAGTGATGTGAGATCCACTCCAAACACTGGGGTGGTGCGGACATATTACCTGGCTGCAGAGAAGGAGCTTTGGAATTATGGGCCCTCAGGAAGAGATGTCATCACTGATGTCTCTTTGACTGAATCTGATAG tgacTGTGAGGTGTTCTttggcagaggagagggtagaATTGGTGGACAGTACATTAAGGTGCTATACAAAGAATACACAGATGACAGCTTCACCACGAAAAAAACACAATCTTCTGGACACAGACATTTGGGAATCCTGG GTCCTGTTCTGAGAGCCGAAGAAGGAGACACACTTGAAGTTGTATTCAAGAATAAGGCTGATAGAAATTACAGCATCCAACCTCACGGCCTCCACTATAACAAACGCTTTCAAGGCGCTAGCTACATAGATG GAGTGGACAAGCCTGGTTCTCACGTTAGTCCAGGGGAGAGTTTCACCTACACTTGGCAGGTTTTGGAAGGTCCCTCAGTGTCAGACCCTCCATGTATCCCATATCTGTATTACTCTGCAACGGACCCATCCAGAGACACCAGCTCTGGGCTTGTGGGACCTCTGCTTGTGTGTAGGAAAGGCGCCCTGACAGAAAGTGGAACCCAG GTGGGCGTGGACAAGGagttcttttttctcttctctgtcaTGGATGAAAACATGAGCTGGTATTTGAATGAAAATATAGAGCGTTATGGCAACAGACAGACTAATCCTGACGATGAGGATTTTGTTGAAAGCAATAAAATGCATG CTATAAATGGACGGATGTATGGGAATCTGCAAGGTGTGGAAATGTGCGCTGGGGACAGGGTCAGATGGTACACATTTGGCCTGGGCACAGAGGTGGATCTCCATGGAGTTTATTTTGAAGGGAACACTTTTGAGAAGCAGAGCACCACTCGAGACACTGTGAGCCTATTTCCTCATACCACCACAACCGTCGACATGCAACCAACCAGCCCTG gtgtttttgaaaTGAGCTGCAGAGTAACGGACCACTACTCGGCTGGGATGAGGCAGCAGTATGAAGTCAAACAGTGCAGTGGACACAACTTCAGTGCTACTGAGGATAAACCAAAgaaaactgtggaatattttatcAGTGCAGAAGAAATGGTGTGGAACTACTCTCCAAAGAGACAATGGGAGCTGGAGAAACATGGCACAGGAAAAAACAG CCCTAGTAATATATTTGTGGAACAAGGGAAGAACATGATTGGTTCCCGCTACAAGAAGGTGGTTTACAGAGAGTACACCGATGAGACTTTTCATTTCAAGAAGAGCAGGTCCCCCAGCCAAAAGCACCTGGAAATACTGG GCCCCATTATCAAAGCTGAAGTTGGTGAACAAATTATTGTTACGTTCAAGAATAAAGCCACAAGACCCTATTCACTAACAGCACAGGGGATCAGATCAAGTGGGTCCCATGTCCATGTACAACCAG GGTATGTCCTTCAGCTGACCTGGGACATTCCTCCAAGTGCTGGTCCAGGAGATTCTGATCCTGATTGTATCACTTATGCCTACTATTCAACTGTAGATTTTATTAAG gACATGTACAGTGGTCTCCTGGGACCCCTGGTGGTGTGTCGTCCTGGGACGCTAACATCAGACAGAAAGATTGTGAATGTGGACAAAGAATTTGCTCTTCTATTTATGGTTTATGACGAAAACCAATCCTGGTATTTGGATGAAAACATCAGAACGTACCTGGGAGTTGACCCTGACAACGTCACAGATGATGCAGATTTTATGGAGAGCAACATGATGCACG gGATCAATGGTAAAGTGTATGGGAACCTCCAGGGCCTGGTGATGACCGAGGGCCAGAGGGTCAACTGGTATCTGCTGGGAATGGGCAATGAGGTGGACATGCACACAGTCCACTTCCACGCTCAGACATTCACATACAGG ACCGACCGTGTGCACCGTGCTGATGTGTTTGACCTCTTTCCGGGGACCTTTCAGACAATAGAGATGGTGGCACAGAGCCCAGGCACATGGCTACTGCACTGTCATGTAAGCGACCATATACACGCAGGCATGGAGACCGTCTATActattcaaggtatttttcatCTAACACAAT CCCCGGGCACAGGATGCAGTTTGGATGGCTGTGTGGTGACGCTGCTGTTGGGGCTAGGACTTCTGAGTGTATCCAGACTTTACTAA